The following are encoded together in the Panicum virgatum strain AP13 chromosome 6K, P.virgatum_v5, whole genome shotgun sequence genome:
- the LOC120711489 gene encoding uncharacterized protein LOC120711489 isoform X2: protein MDPAAPGRFDALQKSFKSASRCLLTACSREVVNRAFPSFTDAERERLYRMLTREEFDEVCEERQVAAALEKIDDFDEEQNLDALALEKTSIEEIEEKVSRAKKDEIEHLTGLLKKVEEGNNVMRAQIELLKKGEDSTASRDALNKLTQLNSALGA, encoded by the exons ATGGACCCCGCGGCGCCGGGGAGGTTCGACGCCCTCCAAAAGTCGTTCAAGAGCGCTTCCAGGTGCCTCCTCACCGCGTGCTCCCGCGAG GTTGTCAACAGGGCTTTCCCGTCGTTCACGGATGCTGAGAGGGAGCGTCTGTACCGAATGCTCACCCGC GAGGAGTTTGACGAAGTCTGCGAAGAAAGACAG GTTGCTGCTGCCCTTGAAAAGATAGATGACTTTGATGAAGAGCAAAATCTGGATGCATTAGCTTTGGAGAA GACCAGCATTGAAGAAATCGAAGAAAAGGTATCAAGGGCAAAGAAAGATGAAATTGAACATTTGACAGGTTTACTGAAAAAG GTTGAAGAAGGTAACAATGTCATGAGAGCTCAAATTGAACTTCTGAAGAAAGGAGAGGATTCAACCGCATCAAGAGATGCcctcaataaa CTGACCCAACTGAATTCTGCATTGGGTGCGTGA
- the LOC120711489 gene encoding uncharacterized protein LOC120711489 isoform X1 has protein sequence MDPAAPGRFDALQKSFKSASRCLLTACSREVVNRAFPSFTDAERERLYRMLTRVMKAMHANIEEEFDEVCEERQVAAALEKIDDFDEEQNLDALALEKTSIEEIEEKVSRAKKDEIEHLTGLLKKVEEGNNVMRAQIELLKKGEDSTASRDALNKLTQLNSALGA, from the exons ATGGACCCCGCGGCGCCGGGGAGGTTCGACGCCCTCCAAAAGTCGTTCAAGAGCGCTTCCAGGTGCCTCCTCACCGCGTGCTCCCGCGAG GTTGTCAACAGGGCTTTCCCGTCGTTCACGGATGCTGAGAGGGAGCGTCTGTACCGAATGCTCACCCGC GTGATGAAGGCTATGCATGCCAACATAGAG GAGGAGTTTGACGAAGTCTGCGAAGAAAGACAG GTTGCTGCTGCCCTTGAAAAGATAGATGACTTTGATGAAGAGCAAAATCTGGATGCATTAGCTTTGGAGAA GACCAGCATTGAAGAAATCGAAGAAAAGGTATCAAGGGCAAAGAAAGATGAAATTGAACATTTGACAGGTTTACTGAAAAAG GTTGAAGAAGGTAACAATGTCATGAGAGCTCAAATTGAACTTCTGAAGAAAGGAGAGGATTCAACCGCATCAAGAGATGCcctcaataaa CTGACCCAACTGAATTCTGCATTGGGTGCGTGA
- the LOC120711487 gene encoding protein MET1, chloroplastic-like translates to MAATLSSVAAPSLPSRSSTVRAQLQTPSVISASTKSGFHGVSLVDTRWAAGHRRSGGRRRLLQVNARSTAAKNIEVEVDKPLGLALGQKPGGGVVITSVESGGNAARAGLKVGDQVLYTSSFFGDELWPADKLGFTKTAIQAKPDSVYFVVSRGGADVDVKRLPKRPAPPRFGRKLTESQKERATHICLDCGYIYFLPKPFEEQPDDYGCPQCNAPKKRFARYDVATGKPIGGALPPIAVIVSLVIGIAGVGALLVYGLQ, encoded by the exons ATGGCTGCCACGCTCTCCTCCGTGGCTGCCCCTTCCCTCCCCAGCCGCAGCTCCACTGTCAGAGCTCAGCTGCAGACACCTTCCGTCATCTCGGCTTCAACT AAGAGCGGCTTCCATGGGGTGTCGCTGGTGGACACGAGGTGGGCGGCCGGCCACCGGAGaagcggcgggcggaggaggctgcTGCAGGTGAACGCGAGGTCGACCGCCGCCAAGAACATCGAGGTGGAGGTCGACAAGCCGCTCGGACTGGCCCTGGGCCAGAAGCCCGGCGGTGGCGTCGTCATCACT TCTGTGGAGTCAGGAGGGAATGCAGCAAGAGCCGGTCTGAAAGTTGGTGACCAGGTGCTGTACACAAGCAGCTTCTTCGGAGATGAGCTGTGGCCTGCAGACAAGCTGGGGTTCACCAAGACAGCCATCCAAGCAAAGCCAGACTCCGTCTACTTTGTAGTGAGCAG GGGAGGTGCCGATGTTGATGTGAAGCGTCTACCGAAGAGGCCGGCACCGCCCCGGTTTGGACGGAAGTTGACTGAGTCACAAAAG GAGAGAGCAACGCACATCTGCCTTGATTGTGGATACATATACTTCCTACCCAAGCCTTTTGAAGAACAG CCTGACGACTACGGTTGCCCACAATGCAATGCGCCAAAGAAGCGATTTGCCAGGTACGATGTGGCCACAGGGAAGCCCATCGGTGGTGCGCTGCCACCTATTGCGGTGATCGTAAGTTTGGTAATCGGCATCGCTGGCGTAGGGGCTCTTCTTGTGTATGGCCTGCAATAG
- the LOC120711488 gene encoding uncharacterized protein LOC120711488 codes for MSHWGSPGKPPAWAASRGPSPVVPLLIVVALGWVICQETLMEWYEQVTEVQETVTDNAVVLVLGAGLLLLALAVAGSQSEVVLVPVALLVVMFLIQNIMLTALLLLVAAYFAGIYYYRPDRGYGGGGFGGEWGGGAGGSGGTGLGFYMLLLLCLVLCAMFSDDGGSWWIPAVLLVACVLCLNSFSGGKVWGYEYF; via the coding sequence ATGAGCCACTGGGGAAGCCCGGGCAAGCCGCCGGCGTGGGCGGCAAGCCGGGGGCCATCACCGGTGGTGCCGCTCCTCATCGTGGTGGCCCTGGGCTGGGTCATCTGCCAGGAGACCCTGATGGAGTGGTACGAGCAGGTGACCGAGGTGCAGGAGACGGTGACGGACAACGCCGTGGTCCTGGTCCTCGGcgccgggctgctgctgctcgccctGGCCGTCGCCGGCAGCCAGAGCGAGGTGGTGTTGGTGCCCGTGGCGCTGCTGGTGGTCATGTTCCTGATCCAGAACATCATGCTCACCGCGCTCCTGTTGCTGGTGGCGGCCTACTTCGCCGGCATATACTACTACCGTCCGGACAGagggtacggcggcggcggcttcggcggTGAGTGGggcggtggtgccggcggcagcggcggcaccgGGCTGGGGTTCtacatgctgctgctgctgtgcctgGTGCTGTGCGCCATGTTCTCCGACGACGGCGGCAGCTGGTGGATCCCAGCTGTGCTGCTGGTCGCGTGCGTGCTTTGCCTGAACAGCTTCTCCGGCGGGAAAGTTTGGGGATATGAATACTTCTGA
- the LOC120711490 gene encoding acyl-CoA-binding domain-containing protein 1 isoform X1: MGLQEEFEEYAEKAKTLPDSTSNENKLILYGLYKQATVGNVNTPRPGILHQRDRAKWDAWKAVEGKSKEEAMSDYITKVKQLQEEAANC, from the exons ATGGGTCTGCAG GAGGAATTTGAGGAGTATGCTGAAAAGGCGAAGACCTTGCCCGATAGCACGAGCAATGAGAACAAGCTGATCCTCTACGGACTTTACAAGCAGGCCACTGTTGGAAACGTGAATACCC CTCGTCCTGGCATATTACACCAGAGGGACAGGGCCAAGTGGGATGCATGGAAGGCTGTTGAAG GAAAATCCAAGGAAGAGGCAATGAGTGACTACATCACCAAGGTGAAGCAGCTCCAGGAGGAGGCTGCCAACTGCTGA
- the LOC120711490 gene encoding acyl-CoA-binding domain-containing protein 1 isoform X2, with protein MPSDEEFEEYAEKAKTLPDSTSNENKLILYGLYKQATVGNVNTPRPGILHQRDRAKWDAWKAVEGKSKEEAMSDYITKVKQLQEEAANC; from the exons ATGCCTTCGGAT GAGGAATTTGAGGAGTATGCTGAAAAGGCGAAGACCTTGCCCGATAGCACGAGCAATGAGAACAAGCTGATCCTCTACGGACTTTACAAGCAGGCCACTGTTGGAAACGTGAATACCC CTCGTCCTGGCATATTACACCAGAGGGACAGGGCCAAGTGGGATGCATGGAAGGCTGTTGAAG GAAAATCCAAGGAAGAGGCAATGAGTGACTACATCACCAAGGTGAAGCAGCTCCAGGAGGAGGCTGCCAACTGCTGA